A stretch of Streptococcus chenjunshii DNA encodes these proteins:
- a CDS encoding 3-oxoacyl-ACP reductase, translated as MTKSVLITGVSSGIGLAQAKLFLEKGCRVYGVDKGADPALQGAFQFLRLDLTEDLTALYGLVPEVDILCNTAGILDQYKPLLELSEEDFELVFRTDFWAAVQLIRHYLPKMIKKRAGIIINMCSIASFLAGGGGAAYTSAKHALAGLTRQLALDYAKDNIQVFGIAPGAVKTAMTADDFETGGAAGWVAAETPIGRWTEPSEIAELTLFLASGKAQSLQGEIIKADGGWSLK; from the coding sequence ATGACTAAAAGTGTTCTTATCACAGGTGTTTCCTCAGGTATCGGTCTGGCGCAGGCCAAGCTGTTCCTGGAAAAAGGCTGCAGGGTGTACGGTGTTGATAAAGGAGCTGATCCAGCTCTACAGGGGGCCTTTCAGTTTTTGCGCCTCGATTTAACAGAAGATTTAACGGCATTGTATGGTCTCGTTCCGGAGGTGGATATTTTGTGCAACACAGCAGGAATTCTCGATCAGTATAAACCTTTGCTTGAATTGTCAGAAGAGGATTTTGAGTTAGTTTTTCGTACGGATTTTTGGGCTGCTGTTCAGCTTATCCGGCATTATCTGCCCAAAATGATTAAGAAAAGAGCAGGCATTATTATCAATATGTGTTCAATCGCCAGCTTTTTAGCTGGGGGCGGCGGTGCGGCCTATACCAGTGCAAAACATGCATTGGCGGGTCTGACACGGCAGCTGGCGCTGGATTATGCTAAAGATAATATTCAGGTTTTTGGCATTGCACCAGGAGCTGTAAAAACGGCGATGACGGCTGATGATTTTGAAACAGGAGGGGCTGCCGGCTGGGTAGCTGCTGAAACCCCAATTGGACGCTGGACAGAGCCATCCGAAATTGCCGAATTGACCCTATTTTTAGCTTCAGGAAAAGCACAGTCTCTGCAGGGAGAAATTATCAAGGCTGATGGAGGGTGGTCTCTGAAATAG